The DNA sequence GCTTTTgaaatcctatcccaatgatatctaagtaaggttaaaaatttaagaaatctaGAATTGTAGGAtcaagaatgtagttttgaagatatgtgaaattgaacatttttctgtgatttcgacaatcttgctcaacatctcaatgctaTGATCCAATgcagaacttcaatttaaaaaacgggGCTTTTActgtttgtagaaaaaaatccagGCTTTGAGGACATGttttaattgtggaaaaaaaacaacaaaaagtcatttagcgattcaacgtccaacgctaagaagactgtgatttctttgaatatatcTTCTTCACATTCTTAGTTATTTCTGTGGTAAGCTCCAGAAGATTTTAAATGGAGgtgagggttttttttaaggaatattgaaagaataaATGTTCGCCAAGcagtattattaaaaatttagagaaTTTAAAAGTGACAAAGATTCAATGATGTTTAATGTTAGGAGTACGTGATGTACCTTTTCAGTACCAGGTATTCAAAAAGTCGTgtttaatttctgtttttatacacgtgaattcgtttcatccttcctttttcagatttgttttcgccaaaaatttgtaattattaAATATGACGTGACtgctaattattaaaaaaatgttatttttagtgCGGCCCGCTGAcaagaattcaaattaaaattggcccgttggtccaaaaggttgctcacccctgaacTATACTATAGTTTCTTTAGCTTCCATTGCCTACATCCTACATATACCCATTCTAGTAAAGTAACCGATCAATCCAAGCACCCACATATCGCATTGATAcagtaaacaataaaaaaaatgtcacctCACTCTTGTCGCGAAGAGGACCCGTGCTACCCGAAGCCAAGATCCGGTAAGCCGCCACCTGCCTTCCCGAAGCCGCTGATCACCTTGGGCGGTGCTCCGGCGACTCCGCTTAATCCAGGAGACTTTGCAGGTCTTCACAAGCTTACGTACGACTTGAGACCAGAATGGTTTGAAGGATTTCAACTGAATGCTACCAAATATATGGACCTGCATCAGCTGGTGCGATGCAGCTGGAACCTGAGCCACATAACGCCCACCGGATTCCGAATCGGGGCTCAGCTGCATCGGAAGTGCAGTGATTCTATTCTGGTTAGCGCAAAACTTCTGGTTAcagatttcttaaaataaacaaacacatttattttcagaaaacgcCCCTCATATCCTTCGACACAAATCCCAGTACGCTATCATCAAACCTTTACCTACTTTATCGACCGAGACCGTCAGTTTGTGTAGAACTCAATATCCAAACGCTACCCCACGCAAGCACTAGTCCTATCA is a window from the Uranotaenia lowii strain MFRU-FL unplaced genomic scaffold, ASM2978415v1 HiC_scaffold_1299, whole genome shotgun sequence genome containing:
- the LOC129759242 gene encoding uncharacterized protein LOC129759242; this translates as MSPHSCREEDPCYPKPRSGKPPPAFPKPLITLGGAPATPLNPGDFAGLHKLTYDLRPEWFEGFQLNATKYMDLHQLVRCSWNLSHITPTGFRIGAQLHRKCSDSILKTPLISFDTNPSTLSSNLYLLYRPRPSVCVELNIQTLPHASTSPIID